DNA from Drosophila busckii strain San Diego stock center, stock number 13000-0081.31 chromosome 2R, ASM1175060v1, whole genome shotgun sequence:
ACATCGCTTGGTGTAACGAACATCGTACGTGCAACTCCAAGTGCTTTTTGTCTTTACAGTGATTGTGATTGTCTTACAGTGATTGATGATCTTGGCTTGAGACTTCTTACCAAATATTGAGCCTTCTAGTTCGCTTAATTGGTTGTTTTCTCTAATCAAAGagtatacaatatatataatgtgcATTGCATACAAGACACAAAGTTGTATTCTGCCAGTAGACCCCCGCTAGACCCCTCGTCAACGAAAGAAATCGAAGCCTTAACGTCAGTATCGAGCCGTTGACTGTGGCGTAAAGAGTAAGCGACGATTTTTTTAGTGTTTCAATGAGTGCGAGAATGCCAATATCCTTGTGGATGTTTTGGTTTCGTATTTGAATGATATATTACCATGGTGCCCCAATGATATTTCTCAGGATCTTTGATTGAGTGCGATGTATGATGTCTATATTGGTTCTGCTCACGTTCCCCCAAAGATCACCAAGCTTTGTTACttcccagagagatggaaaaagtctataataataatgataccgATGCCAAGCAAATTTCACACAATTCCATCGTCATACAGACCCATAAGCCTATTATCATGCTTATTAAAACTCTctgaaaaatgcttgctgaaTCGGATAAATCCATATTTAAGTATCCATAACAAAATTCCATAACATCAATTTGGGTTTCGAGaaaaacacggcactatcgagcagGTCAATCGCATAACATCTTGAGAGATATGGCATGTATCCAAGCATCGATagagtctggctagaaggACTAAAGCATAAGAACACACACATTATTAGAGTCGTATCTATATAACAGGAAATTTGCAAGTGAGATGCAATTCTACTATGTCTGACGACTATGTAGATCAGAGCTAGGATACACCCACAAGGCAGCGTACTTGGACCAACACTATATGTCCTTTACACAACTGTTATTCCAACAACAtccacctttgctgacgataTACTATTCTCAGCCGTTCGAGGTGCCCTATCAGCGCAAATGgctcttcatatggtcgaagAGAGAAATGGCTTtctgactggcgaataaaCGTAAACCGAgcacaaaaaagcaaaactggTTACGTTTACACCTAAAACAGGCAAAAATGTCACCGACTCACAAATAAACAATCCGCACTTCCACAAGCCAAACGAAGTGACGTATCTTTGGAGTTAACCCAACCCCTTTTTCAGACCAATAGGGGGAGAAGGGGGGGAACCCTTACACATGGCGTAGACACATCGAAGGCaagacaagcaacaaaaacaataaaaacaaaaaagccaatagcctccactggcttatcaacgcATTTGGTTCTCTCTCAGGcttgaatataaggtcctgctctacaattccgtacttatgcccatctggacctatggcctcccaactatgggggaacgccagcaatagcaatattgatattgtccagagagtcCAGTCACTCCCCTCCTCACGCAACCTCACACGCCGGCACCCACGTGGTACCTTCGACCAACCGCAACACCATCACCACAACACAAGCCACCCCCTCTATTAtttcaaccagtcagagacCTCCTAATAGCCCTGCAGCACAAAGGTAAAATACTACCCAGCAAGCTTCCTTCGCATCCTTAATCCCCTCGCCGCGAGGCTAACAAGGCCTGCCCCCTGCAGCCCGCGTCCCGTTCTGGCGTTGCGTAACGACTACCAAACCAGCTGATATGAATCTAGAACGTTGCAACAGTTAGAGAAACTGTTAAATAATgtagttataagatttgtttAACTAATTGCGTTtcagtctcaatttaagagggacaaattcaataaaaacagcaaagtttaaaaaaaaaaaaaaagaagagattTAATAGGCGAACACAAGGAAAAAAACTATATCACGCTTTATTCGCTTCTTAATTCCCGTGCTAGGACTAACAAGGCTATGCAACCGCTCCCGTCTTTGTCGTAATGACgtaccaaccagcgatagaattTAGGAACGTCCAATCCTAAAACAATTTAAGAgactgttagataatgtttagttataagatttgtatacttattgttagtctcaatttaagagaagattcaaaaaaaaaaggaaaggtttaaataaaaaaaattgaattaggCTTTTCTACACCCGTATCAGTTTCCTAGGCTTGCGCTAAATTGGTGTTCAATGGTGCCTCCTAGTCCGTTCTCGATTTTCACAGCCGGGTAGGCGATACCACATATGTAAAATGCCATTAGTCTTACAAAACCAATTTTTacataactaaattaaatgaaatttcaaaaaataagaaataattattaaaagtcAACTTCGAAAAGTATGatcaatatatcaataatataatttgcagCTCTAATGTTGAGAAGTGACGACTTTTGTCGAAGCTGCAGTAATATTGAACAAGTAGAAAGAATCCAGCATCTACCGCACTTCACAGAaaaccactaagcatacaacacatagaggcgtcaaatcgactaaaaagtggctgcataaaatttcttGACGATTGGGCATCAGACAAACTTTCGTGCTGAGTTCGCAACCCGAACACTCACtgcatatgcacacatacattcaAATGTGGCCTCATTGCAACTGGCCACTCCAATCGCTTATAAGTGCGCCGGCCGCTGTTGCTTCACACACATGCTCTAAGGACtgcacgcatacatagaaaTAATATCAGCGCGCTGCGCAGCGTACCCACCAGTGCTGCCAACAGTTGATTAGGAAAAAAGTTTCTGTTTCTGGCCGGAAACTAGGGCAAAAAAGGCTGACTCcgagaaagaaaaaatatacagtgaataaattgaaaaattgatgAAAAAGTGAAGTCAGCGATTTTTTTGTAATCGTCTAGAAACATGAGGTTTGAGACGCAAAATGCCAGAATTCTCGAAACCTGCTAGCTTACAATTTTTTCTTCTATTGACGATTGAAACTGCTAGATCTGGCAGGGAAAAGGctaagttggcagcactggtACCCACCCTCAAGCGTAAGCCACTTAGGCAATGATCTGCGAAACACTGGTTGCCTCTGCTTTGATTTCGGCAATGAGTGTTCGGATCGCGAACTCAGCACGAAAGTTCACGAAGTTTGCCTGGAGCCCAATCGTCCAGAAATTTTATCCAGCCACTTTTTAGTCGATTTGACGCCtctatgtgttgtatgcttagtgctatCACTAAGCACACACTAAGcctgttgtatgcttagtgatgCTACGCATGACAGCCATGTTGTGTATCAACAACTTTtcaacttttgttattttgcttgcGACCAGAGCTGCCAATTTAGCTTGACAGATTTGTCAATATTTGAAGCGCTTcttcacaaaaaaaatagcaaacagcGACTATCAAGAAATCTGTCGTTTCTTAGTTAatgttttatgtattttagatagtttttcttgttttttgaCTGCATTTGGTCGATTTCGGTAGATTTacgaccttttttttttgctcgaAGTCTCAATTTTGAACATGAGTTTGACGTTTTTTTACTCTTCTGCGTAATTTCTGTCATAATTTTTCGCAAAATAGTTGGCCGCACAAGTAAATGTAATAAGGCTTTCTCggacataattaaaaaaccaCACGCCTTAGTGTTTTGTAAACActgtttaattaaacaatgttTTGAATATGCATCTAAACATCGATATCAGAAAAACATCGCAAAAACCTCAATGGTCGGATGAATCGATATTTGATAACATCTCCAGCTCCAACCAACTTAACATATTTCCTGTCTTTTGGATTTCGGACGTCTTCTGAGGTGGGTTAACATTTTTGGCTTGTTTTATTAatctttgaaaaaattaatcatcaatatttttaatctctatattattttttattactatttaatTACAGGTAAATACAGTGGCagatttgaatatttgtttaaagaaTGATGATATTTTCCATGCACCACTCTTAATGCTTATTAAAGCAAGGTGCAGATTATGGATATCGAAGCTGAAAACGTGCAGTTAAATTAAGTGTCATCCTGAAAaaacaactaattaaattgaaatacttTTAGGCTGTAAAAATGCAAGACactaaatttgaatatatagaCCGATGATGTGACaagttattaatataaaaataacaacttcCATTTGTTACTAGGTCTATCAAACTTTGGAAATGGGTGCCTACCGGTATATGCAAGAGCTTTATAGGAAAAAGCAGAGTGATGTTATGCGCTATCTGCTCCGCATTCGCGTTTGGCAATACCGCCAGTTGACCAAACTACATCGTTCACCACGACCCACACGTCCGGATAAGGCGCGTCGTCTGGGTTACCGTGCAAAGCAGGGATTCGTTATATACCGAATTCGTGTACGTCGCGGTGGTCGCAAGCGTCCAGTTCCCAAAGGTTGTACTTATGGCAAGCCAAAAAGCCATGGTGTTAACCAACTGAAGCCTTATCGTGGACTACAATCCATTGCTGAGGTGCGaagattttaaaattgttttttatttgttttcttgaCCGGTTTCCGTTTGATGACAATAGATTAATGTCAACATACATTGATTAATCATGATGTTTATAACTTCCTTAGATGTCTGATACAAAATCATATATGCATCTTCACAAAAGTACATTCAAACTATACTAcgtaattattgtttttttgtgttataGGAACGTGTTGGCCGTAGACTTGGAGGTTTACGTGTGCTTAACTCTTACTGGGTGGCTCAGGACGCTTCATACAAATACTTTGAAGTTATTTTGGTAGATATTCATCATAATGCTATTTGCCGTGATCCGAAGATTAACTGGATATGCAAGCATGTGCACAAGCATCGCGAGTTGCGTGGCTTGACTTCAGCTGGAAAGAGTTCTCGTGGCATTGGCAAGGGCTACAGATACTCGCAGACCATCGGTGGATCCAGACGTGCCGCATGGAAACGTAAGAATCGCGAGCACATGCATAGGAAGCGTTAAGCTCTATATTGTCAGTTtgatgaaaatatatattcagaTTGCTTTCCAAATACGCGTTGTTTTCTTATGTCGGCGGTGTTGACATGTACTTAAAACTTAAACACAAAAATGCCAATATTTGAGGTCGTTGAATTATATCCCAGACATATAACTTTGGCAAAGCTAATGGCTATGGACTCGCAAATACATGTGTCATTGTGCGCTTctacacatttaaatttttacctatataagcaaaacataCCAAGTTGGGTTTACTTTCtacaatgtatgtatgtattgctATGTACATTGAGATACGAAAATGTTTGTACTTGTTTAACTTTACAAAATAGAATAAATCGAATGAAAACTAATAGTAGATTTAGTTTGCTGTTTCACAAGCATCAACCCAATCATTGTACACATCAATTGGTTCGGAAAGAAAATTAATCCCAGTTTGAAAGTCCTCTAGGCAAACACGGCATGTTATTTTAGCCGTATTCCTTCCTTTGTCCCTGTGAAAAGAAAATCATTTAGTAACTTGAACTCCATCCAGTAAGCGATATACATTTTCACTTCACAAGATTTTTCATGATTGCAAAACGGGCAATTAAACTGCTGATCCAGAGGTTCAATATTTTTTCTCTTTGGAGGAGGCTTCCTCTTAGATTTCCGTCTTCCCATAGTATATTCCAGAAAGTCTTTTAAATTTTGGAATTGTAAATTGtagaaaacatttaattttctttcattctatcaaattttatacaatcgaataaataattaatcgAATGTTTTGCGAAGTTGCCAGGGTAgcacacatttttattaatacttttttttttaagttttttcgAGTGTCTTATTTGgagtaaacaattaataaaatgcataaaagcctttgtattttgctttgataTTTGGTGAGACCGCAAAACAAACTGCGTATTCACGCAGTCGCAAAAAAAACATAACGTGATATCGTCTGACGGCAGCTAAAAGATTGCCACTATTGAAAAAcgaataaagaaatttaaaaatacaatagatttattaaagaaaaaatatgcattttctTTATGATAGAAAAGtgttcattttaatattataagtatgttaattcattattttgaattaagcAAAATCACTCAAACAGATTTCGAAACCTCTTGACACAACTGTAAAAACTTTCCGAGATTTAATGTTACGGTAGTAAAAAGTTGCTAccatttatacaaaaaaatgtccaaaaatgtgttttcttttatattatttatgtttttaaagatgataaaataaaaaaagtttttgggACCTGTTGGTTGCAATTgaaagaatttaaaaactgtgcacgctaaaaacaacaataagcatcAGCTGTTTCAGCATTTGTTCTTTTGCTTGTgaacagcaaatttaatttgcttgtaaaaaaaattaagaatataTAGATTTCTTGATCCCAAAATAACTGggataaaattaaatgaagtacattttatttaaagagcAACAAAGCTAAAGTTGTTACCTAGTTGGAAATAGTTGTGctcaataattttgaattatatacGAATTAAGCACGCAATATCATAAAGCTGCACTTAAGTCAATCGAAAATTCTAATTATTCTCGTTCTTATGACATAAACACATTACATAGAAAAGTATTGAGTATGACATGTAAGAACTTGGTGGCATCTGGCCGAATTGAGATGATTTTAAAATCTGACAGCGAATGACAAAGTATAGTCGATTTAATTTagagatttaaaaaaaaaagaatttacagATTTCTTCGTTAAATTAAGTTCGAGTGCACgcaacaattatattaaagcatttataaaatttaaatgattttatacgggcaaattaaaaatgtaatgacctttctatttatatttatttatactatattAATATGGCTCAACATTAACTTATCTCAGACCCAAGTGATAGAGATTTTAAGATCATAttacctaaaaaaaaaaaacatttattttgatttaaagaataaactgcattcaattcgaattaaaattcaaacaatgcattcagtttgaattaaatcaggtgaatatatcaaaataaaaattcaaatagaaTTTCAAAAAAGGTTAACAAcgtaattaattagttaagaTTCTAATTGAGCGTAATTCAAATGCAGATTGGAAAAAAtcaatgtattaaaaaatatgttaattcaagatgaataaaaatcaaaactgaTTTGAATCTTTTACATCTCTGTTATATACATAGAGTAATCAAGTAAATGTTGCATATGATTTTCTGTGGCTGTTGATAAAAAGCGTTATAACTTAAAGAAACGCAATGTGAATTACAACCAAGCGAACCGCCGTTGATCAGGTGTTACCGTTGTTCAGCTTTAGTCTAGTAACTTGCGAAACTCAAAGCTTACAAGCAATGCGtaaagtacatatgtatgtacatatatacatacataatcgTTATTACCATTTTACTAATTAATCATGTTAGAGGTCTACAAAGTAGAAAAGAAGTAAAATGCATaagaaaaaggaaaaattttaaagcctaaagtgaaaaacaataaatgaaataatatcTAAGCAAGATTAATAAATATCACAAAtaatcttaaaaataaattaaaacaataatagataataaatttttttgagaagttttttttcatattttctttgGATATAGAGGTTTGAAAAATGCTATAACAACTGATTTTGTcgatgtatgtacatatatgtacagaTGTATGTATGACCGgcacaaatgtatatatgtatgtacataagcaTGTGTGCGTTGAGCGCTGACAGTGGTACCCTTGCCGCTCTCCGATACTTTACATGAGTTGAAAGCTTTTTTAACATTGCAGATGTTATATGAATGTAAGGATTTGCTAGATTATGCATTCGTACAAAGGTCATGCTTCCAACGTTTACATCAAAAGCTCTGCTCTCTCGCGCGTGCGTGAATAAGCTTTTGGCCAAATTTGACAGGTGTAATGTGCTGGAATTTGTTAGTTGAGTTTTGTGGCTGCAGAAAGgattattaaaacttaaattatcAGTGAAAACATTATTCTTTCAATCACTTACCTGCATATGAATCtgcaaacatatgtacatatattaacTGAGATGCGTATAATTTCAATcctttgtatgtttttttttttgtgcaggCACTTATCAAATatcaaacatatgtatgtacaatgTACATAAAAAGCATCCTATACGATGTTATTACCTTTCTACAAACATGTGTATATggatacatacgtatgtatgtatgtacatacatacatatatacatacacatgtgtctATATccaagtatgtatgtatgtatacatgtgtatatacaataatgcaaacatacatacatatgtatttatgtttaagaaacttaaaaatttgcaatgcTAAAAAACATCACTTTCATGAATATTAATCTGTGCTTTTGTAGGTttataaatgtacatacattcaaacatatgtacatatgaacGTCTTTCAATGGAATTGTACAgtgtgttaaataaaattgaatatcctaaaatgctgcaaaatagATACTAATTTGGAATTAATCATGaatgtatatacatttacGTCCATGTATCCATATATGTGTGAATGTATGGTAGATAGTACACATTGGTGcgtataatatatacatatacatttacaagcatatgtacataagttaCATTTTGTGCTGTGGAAACAAATGGACGCATAGTTCAAAAAGTCTCTAAGTAAATTACATACTGGacagtatttaaaaaatggaaCTGCCAGTGGTAATGTTATTACTGTGTTTTATTAATACAATTGACGGATCAAAAAATGGTAAGTGTTAaagagttaaaataaaatgtttgtttagaCCTTtgaaatatgtacatacaaagcttgtaatgttttatttgtattacaaacacataaaaaGCATTTCATAAATACTGTGCCTCCGATTTTTCGattatatgtattaaatttttcaatcgCTTTTAGATTTTTCGATCACGTTTGTTTCTTTGATTAAATAAGGACTTGATCGCATTTCTTAATTTTCTATAACTTTTGAATTTATcgagaattatttatttgcctttaCATGGATAATTTAAGGTaaaatttcagatttttatctctttaaatttttgtttagagAAAATAGAGATTTTCCGGAAATTTGCTCCTGTAAAACACCTTAGATATTATTGATAAAATTTTGGTGAAAATATCAGCTCCGTCTCTCCTATGGTCTCGGGTGTACAGCGATCACCCGTTATATATGTAGATAGAAGatagatatacatattttCACAACTTAAAGATTCTCTTTTACTCCTTTttaacaaatgccaaagcttATAACTATGTACTTATTATTCTCTAACGATGCGCTTTTATTGGTAAATCTTTTCCAGATCGTATCACTCACacgttaataaattaatattctcTATTTTAGAATTCTTCCATGTATGTAATTAAGTACctattttttgtttcgttcTGTGTATATTAGCGTCAATTCAGATAATCGAATCATTACTTGGAGAAAATGTTTATCTTCCATGTAATGTCACTACATATGATGGAGATGAGGCAGTTTTAGTATTGTGGTATCGAGAAGACAAGGGCACACCAATTTACAGGTAAaaaaagctttatatatagaacGTCACTAAAGAttcaatgaatgaatgaatcaaacaatatttttatttagcgtGGATATGCGGGCTGGTTTATCGAGAGGGCCAAAACGATGGTCGGACGATGTTGTTTTTGGAGACAgagcattttttgtttttgaaaacgAGCCTGGTAAACTTGCCATTGAAAAAACTGAAGCGATTGATTCTGGAATATATAGATGTCGTGTAGACTTTCTTAAAGCTCAAACATACAATTCTCGAATAAAGCTTAATATCATAAGTAAGTGTTTTTTGTATTCATATCCCTGACTAATAATGTGTTCAATGTGcagtttaaattacaaatgtcactaaaatttttaatgtatgctaaattaattaacagcacCAGCCAAACAAGTTATTATACGAGATAGTGCAAACGTAGAAAGATCTACTGTAGTGGGTCCATACAGTGAAGGGGATGTTGTCGCATTAAAATGTCAAGTTGTTGGAGGTAAGTTTCCTTATAATAAACGAGACTTATTAAGaagttttttaataacttaaaaATTGCGCAGGCTTTCCCACACCATCAATTTTTTGGTACCGAGATGGAATTGAAATTCCAAGTGGATCCACTTATTTGACGGAAGGCAGGGCTCTTCAAAACGAAATTTCTCTTGGACCCTTAGCTCGTGAGGACCTTAATTCCAGAATTACTTGCAGAGCTAGTAATCATCCAAGGGCATCGGTTGTGGAGGCCGTTGTCCAAATCGATATGAATTGTGGGTATTGGTATTATCTGAAATGaaagatttaaaataaacatcaTTTTATTGATGAATTTTTCTAGTCGCGCCTTTGAATATCAGATTGTTAGGAGCATATCAGCCCTTATCAGCTGGACGGAGATATGATTTACTGTGCCAAAGTGCTGGATCAAGACCCCCTGCTGTTATAACATGGTGGCAGAATGGCATCAGGCTAGAGAAAACTACTGAAACGGTAAGCTTATCCTAATTAAACCAAATTTGGTCCCAGAGaaccaatttaaattaaatatatatattatatatataaccgTCGAAAATCGATTTAACATAAAGTTCTTAATTCGCCATATAATTACTGCAATTGAGTTAAGCCATgaccgtctgtccgtccgtctgtattaGTAACAAGAACCCAGATACCATAAGAACtagagcaactaaattatGTACCTAGGAACTCCTAATCCCGAAGTAGTACGTAACGtggtgcgcttgctgacgcgccatgcAAACATTACTGCCGACGCTAGAGCGAAAACGTGCTGGGAGATTGGTATGAAGTATGTATGAGTTTTTAAGTCTGttcttgttttaaattatattagacaaaaaatttttaaactctTCAATGAAATATActtacaaaatgttttcagACTTCAAGCGATGGGAATCAAACTACAAGTACACTgtcaataattttaagcaaaagtgATGCAGGAAAGTACTTATCCTGTAAGTCGTACAATCATGCTGTACCTTCGGATCCATTAGAAGATGGTTGGAAGCTCGACATTCAGTGTAAGTAACGCTAATGAAGCCAAGCAGTAGTTGGGGTTGTGTTTAAAAGGTTGGGACAGGTGAAGAATCTGCTCTTACTTAGGACAGCAAATGTCTGATTCCATTTAACTGTTGCTTGCACTctaactgcaaattaaaaatttaacttagGTAATTCATTTCTCGAGTGCTTCTTATAGATTGCATAGGTGTTAATGCCGTCTTTTGCTGAGTGCATCGTAGGTCGAATCGccaaaaatgcataaagtgGAATACTACATTTATcgatatttataaatacatcaTAACGAAAAAGGATACACAAAAcggaaacaaaaaaaaaaaaaaactacagtGGCCcatatgaattttttaaaggCCTTTCTGGACTTGACTCTAGAATCTGAAAAGGAATATTCGCCAGCCAAGATCCTTCCAGGAGACTAACCGCTGAGAAATATTGGTATAATATAAGGAATACCTAACTTCATTACGAACTTTGgtaaagaatattttaaataatgtgagcaagttataaaataatatctTACCCAGTCAGTTGATGTGGGGTTTGCCACGCCTCTTAAAGCCTATTACATGTATTTGAACATGTTCACGATAcccttttctatttttgtataaactgTTAGATTTGAGGAATTTCTATTAATCTTTTCCAACTAGTGCGATAAATAAGAGAATCATGTGAAcactaattatttaattttagatatTCCTGAGGCATATGTTCGTTTGGGAACATCTTTAGACCCCAATTCACTGCGTGAGGGAACGGATGTTTACTTTGACTGCTTTGTGGTGGCACATCCTCAGGTGTTTCGCATAGAATGGCGCCATAATGTAAGCTCAACATTCgatatttaagtattttataccTATTATTTCTTTCTATTTAAGAATCAGCCATTATTGCATAATATTTCGCAAGGTGTTATTATAAGTAACCACTCTTTGGTTTTACAAGGCGTTACACGGGCTACCGCCGGTAATTATTCCTGCGTAGGCTTTAATGCGGAAGGAGAAGGGATCAGTGAGTCTTTTGCGCTAAATATATTATGTTAGTATATCTCGTGTAATTAATTAGTTCACaaaattcatattaattaaattttttaatttagatgCTCCCACTTGTGCTCAAAATCAACCAAAAATTTATGGAGTTGCCAAGCAGGAAGATGCAAAAATAAAGTGTATAGTTGACGCTAACCCCTTTGATGTAGACTTTAGTTGGACTTTTAATAATTCGGCGGAAAGTATTGATGTTGCCACAAATCATATATCTCGCTTAGGTAAATatccatttatatatatttagctatttgcaaatgcaaataaacattgCGCTTTAGGTACAACATCAATTGTAACGTACACTCCGATTACTGAACTAGACTATGGTACATTGCTTTGTGTGGCAACCAATAAAATAGGCAGACAGCGAGTACCATGCGTTTTTCACATAATTGCTGCAggtaatattaaaaatcagATATGAATagtttcatatatttatatgtcaaagggaaataaaaaatttcgATTATCTTTTTAGGTCGCCCTGATCAAGTACACAATTGCACGCTTATAAATATATCCATGACGTCCTTAACCGCAACTTGCAGCGAAGGTTTTAATGGGGGATTACctcaactatttttattagagCTCTATGATTCTAATAGTCAA
Protein-coding regions in this window:
- the LOC108601649 gene encoding 60S ribosomal protein L15, yielding MGAYRYMQELYRKKQSDVMRYLLRIRVWQYRQLTKLHRSPRPTRPDKARRLGYRAKQGFVIYRIRVRRGGRKRPVPKGCTYGKPKSHGVNQLKPYRGLQSIAEERVGRRLGGLRVLNSYWVAQDASYKYFEVILVDIHHNAICRDPKINWICKHVHKHRELRGLTSAGKSSRGIGKGYRYSQTIGGSRRAAWKRKNREHMHRKR
- the LOC108601650 gene encoding transcription elongation factor 1 homolog, which codes for MGRRKSKRKPPPKRKNIEPLDQQFNCPFCNHEKSCEVKMDKGRNTAKITCRVCLEDFQTGINFLSEPIDVYNDWVDACETAN
- the LOC108604760 gene encoding hemicentin-1 produces the protein MELPVVMLLLCFINTIDGSKNASIQIIESLLGENVYLPCNVTTYDGDEAVLVLWYREDKGTPIYSVDMRAGLSRGPKRWSDDVVFGDRAFFVFENEPGKLAIEKTEAIDSGIYRCRVDFLKAQTYNSRIKLNIITPAKQVIIRDSANVERSTVVGPYSEGDVVALKCQVVGGFPTPSIFWYRDGIEIPSGSTYLTEGRALQNEISLGPLAREDLNSRITCRASNHPRASVVEAVVQIDMNFAPLNIRLLGAYQPLSAGRRYDLLCQSAGSRPPAVITWWQNGIRLEKTTETTSSDGNQTTSTLSIILSKSDAGKYLSCKSYNHAVPSDPLEDGWKLDIQYIPEAYVRLGTSLDPNSLREGTDVYFDCFVVAHPQVFRIEWRHNNQPLLHNISQGVIISNHSLVLQGVTRATAGNYSCVGFNAEGEGISESFALNILYAPTCAQNQPKIYGVAKQEDAKIKCIVDANPFDVDFSWTFNNSAESIDVATNHISRLGTTSIVTYTPITELDYGTLLCVATNKIGRQRVPCVFHIIAAGRPDQVHNCTLINISMTSLTATCSEGFNGGLPQLFLLELYDSNSQEIKANITSTEPRFTVAGLIPGSVYVLSIFAYNSKGRSESTIINAAMLRMPEKQLTFEQTNKPRAELLFSPMVSLTIGLTLAVFVATLAIILALRIPCAATTRRRQKELSNDNESRDLSPGPSEQSASKDVDEADDKNPDVVPEAVDFEEQLESGRKKQHISTIDTSCNVRRNVIVNTPLSQNMEGSERALCAAHNIGYCTLRNVRQGSNANSIGTFPMNITPHVYSNAIAQCTLPRQPYPNEWPRFSGTMQGNSHIPQISTFHQLSAEKPHPPPIRENIGEYAASSSSASNSSMISSSNTFLQSQGRTIALHHMNQAQPSRVYVGSPGNTISAIEQNHSDDEATVQTPLMIKRDSSV